A single window of Halomicrobium zhouii DNA harbors:
- a CDS encoding ABC transporter ATP-binding protein: MSDASDDGGSDDSPADCDRPDNVADAAVDRWPLYRLVAESGRENALFVVVGILGTGIAQVLATADMFVIGIAFDAMFNGQPYDLPLLPTGVVPGDEPARMLAFTVALLVGLKVADVSLAITGQYCWNLLAQRIQHAVRVDAFDTVQRLGMGFFDGQQTGDVMSVLNNDVNRLEEFLTNGPQMTVYATVVTISSFGYMALLNWRLALVAVALAPVVAVANWWFGRRHERRHDAVRAETGKLNAALETAISGVPVVKAYGGERHETDRVADRSRVHRGAIWRSHVTRSRHEPALRLLAGMAFLLTFVVGTQWVLDDRFWVLRGTLTAGELIPFLYYTQNLVGPMRVLARVTGFYKGAKAAAKRVVGIQQVEPPRETDGVELTDVAGRVEYDDVSFGYPGSEPRSGSENASGEGSDPRASDEQVISDVAIDVAPGETVGLVGATGAGKSTLTKLLLRFYDPDEGAVRLDGHDVRDVSLPSLRESIGYVAQDPFLFTGTVRENIAYGVSEDDRRESSNSASGETASSDERDATDEEVVAAAKQAGAHEFISSMEAGYDTEVGERGTKLSGGQRQRIALARVLLTDPPLLVLDEATSQVDNRTEVLIQRSLAEVTADRTTLVVAHRLSTVRDADQIVVLDDGEIEEVGTHDELVAREGAYADLWKVQVGEVGAD; encoded by the coding sequence ATGAGCGACGCGAGCGACGACGGAGGTTCGGACGACTCCCCCGCAGACTGCGACCGCCCGGACAACGTCGCCGACGCGGCGGTCGACCGCTGGCCGCTCTATCGACTGGTCGCCGAGAGCGGCCGGGAGAACGCCCTCTTCGTCGTCGTCGGGATTCTCGGGACGGGGATCGCCCAGGTGCTCGCGACGGCGGACATGTTCGTCATCGGGATCGCCTTCGACGCGATGTTCAACGGCCAGCCCTACGACCTGCCACTCCTGCCGACCGGCGTCGTCCCGGGCGACGAGCCCGCGAGGATGCTCGCGTTCACCGTCGCGTTGCTGGTGGGGCTGAAAGTGGCCGACGTGAGCCTCGCCATCACGGGCCAGTACTGCTGGAACCTGCTGGCCCAGCGCATCCAGCACGCCGTCCGCGTCGACGCCTTCGACACGGTCCAGCGCCTCGGGATGGGCTTCTTCGACGGCCAGCAGACGGGCGACGTGATGAGCGTGCTCAACAACGACGTCAACCGGCTGGAGGAGTTCCTCACGAACGGCCCGCAGATGACCGTCTACGCGACGGTGGTGACGATCAGCTCCTTCGGCTACATGGCCCTGCTGAACTGGCGGCTCGCGCTCGTCGCCGTCGCGCTCGCCCCCGTCGTCGCCGTCGCCAACTGGTGGTTCGGCCGTCGCCACGAACGCCGCCACGACGCCGTCCGCGCCGAGACCGGCAAGCTCAACGCCGCGCTGGAGACGGCCATCAGCGGCGTCCCCGTCGTCAAGGCCTACGGCGGCGAGCGCCACGAGACCGACCGCGTCGCCGACCGGTCGCGGGTCCACCGCGGCGCCATCTGGCGCTCGCACGTCACCCGCTCGCGCCACGAACCGGCGCTCCGCCTGCTGGCCGGGATGGCGTTCCTGCTCACCTTCGTCGTCGGCACCCAGTGGGTGCTCGACGACCGCTTCTGGGTCCTCCGGGGGACACTGACCGCCGGCGAACTCATCCCCTTCCTCTACTACACCCAGAACCTCGTCGGGCCGATGCGCGTCCTCGCCAGAGTGACCGGCTTCTACAAGGGCGCGAAGGCCGCCGCCAAGCGCGTCGTCGGCATCCAGCAGGTCGAGCCGCCCCGCGAGACGGACGGCGTCGAACTGACCGATGTCGCGGGCCGCGTCGAGTACGACGACGTGAGCTTCGGGTATCCGGGGAGCGAGCCGCGAAGCGGCTCGGAAAATGCGAGCGGGGAGGGAAGCGACCCGCGAGCAAGCGACGAGCAGGTCATCAGCGACGTGGCCATCGACGTCGCCCCCGGCGAGACCGTCGGGCTCGTCGGCGCCACCGGCGCGGGCAAGTCCACGCTCACGAAGCTCCTGTTGCGCTTCTACGACCCAGACGAGGGCGCGGTCAGGCTGGACGGCCACGACGTCCGGGACGTCTCGCTGCCTTCGCTCCGGGAGTCCATCGGCTACGTCGCCCAGGACCCGTTCCTCTTCACCGGCACCGTCCGGGAGAACATCGCGTACGGGGTCAGCGAGGACGACCGCCGAGAGTCCTCGAACAGTGCGAGCGGTGAAACCGCGAGCAGCGACGAGCGCGACGCCACCGACGAGGAGGTCGTCGCCGCCGCGAAGCAGGCCGGCGCCCACGAGTTCATCTCCTCGATGGAGGCGGGCTACGACACCGAGGTCGGCGAGCGCGGGACGAAGCTCTCGGGCGGCCAGCGCCAGCGCATCGCCCTGGCCCGCGTCCTGCTGACCGACCCGCCGCTGCTCGTCCTCGACGAGGCCACCAGCCAGGTCGACAACCGGACCGAAGTCCTGATCCAGCGTAGCCTCGCCGAGGTGACCGCCGACCGGACGACGCTCGTCGTCGCCCACCGGCTCTCGACGGTCCGGGACGCCGACCAGATCGTCGTCCTCGACGACGGCGAGATCGAGGAGGTCGGCACTCACGACGAACTCGTCGCCCGCGAGGGCGCCTACGCCGACCTCTGGAAGGTACAGGTGGGCGAGGTCGGTGCGGACTAA